One Idiomarina loihiensis L2TR genomic window carries:
- a CDS encoding heavy metal translocating P-type ATPase — MECFHCLQPVPKGVNLAVEYKGSEKPVCCAGCQAVAQTIIQHNLHAYYEHRDTSQLQDSPVLPEELNDLDLYDNPDLQKEFVRHEGADTELATLTVENITCGACGWLIERELLRLKGIQKAVVNVTSRRVQVSWSPAQLKLSDILRVLANIGYKALPFQPNEAEQQYARQRKSYIRRLGVAGIATMQVMMIAFGLYFGVVSDLSPDLQRFLWSVSLVFATPVILYSAQPFYAGALRALQASRLNMDIPVSIALLGAYSASVYATITNTGEVYFESISMFTFFLLTGRFLELLAKERALKFATNRLTLLPKLANRETPEGYESVAIKLLETGDIIRVKAGETIPADGELLNKQAQVDESLLTGESLPRSKKLGDAVIAGSINQHSPIRIKVTATAQQTVLAGIIAMQDSALAVKPKAQQVIDKLAGYFIAAILTVAVITYFSWWWIQPDHALWVTLAVLVATCPCALSLAAPTALTGIIHRLNRDGILLKGSDVLESVKQLNKVCLDKTGTLTEGKFRLVERNDYIDSNTVDELISGLELFSEHPLSVPLSQLSDTPASFQDVTNEMGFGLQGEFNRQSYRAGSEIYIQQWHPEFKATNKHQVVIASKERILAEFRVEDQIREDAAETINWLKSNGYQPIILSGDSESRVQSLAHELGIPEYHSALKPAEKLAFVTAQQEAGHTVWMVGDGINDSPVLAKADLSMTFSQASDLAQTAADVVLMSESLNQIKVVIESALKTRQIMKQNFIWALVYNVSVLPVAAIGMIAPWAAALGMSLSSLLVIGNSLRLYRK, encoded by the coding sequence ATGGAATGTTTTCACTGCCTGCAGCCGGTTCCCAAAGGGGTTAATCTTGCTGTTGAGTACAAAGGTTCTGAGAAACCGGTCTGTTGTGCTGGATGTCAAGCTGTGGCACAAACCATCATTCAGCACAACCTGCACGCTTATTACGAACACAGAGACACATCTCAATTACAGGACTCTCCCGTTCTTCCTGAAGAATTAAATGATTTAGATCTCTACGACAACCCTGACTTACAAAAAGAGTTTGTAAGGCATGAGGGAGCCGACACCGAGCTGGCAACTCTCACCGTAGAGAACATTACCTGTGGCGCCTGTGGCTGGCTAATTGAACGTGAGCTATTGCGCCTTAAAGGTATACAAAAAGCGGTGGTTAATGTTACCAGCCGCCGGGTTCAGGTTAGCTGGTCTCCTGCTCAATTAAAACTAAGCGATATTTTAAGAGTTTTAGCCAATATTGGATACAAGGCTCTGCCATTCCAGCCCAATGAAGCCGAGCAACAATATGCAAGGCAGCGAAAGAGTTATATCCGTCGATTAGGCGTAGCGGGCATTGCTACTATGCAGGTTATGATGATTGCCTTTGGCCTGTATTTCGGCGTTGTCAGCGACTTATCACCTGACTTACAACGCTTTCTCTGGAGCGTCAGTCTGGTTTTCGCGACCCCTGTTATTCTTTATAGCGCACAACCTTTTTATGCAGGTGCCCTAAGAGCTTTACAGGCATCGCGTTTGAACATGGACATTCCCGTCAGTATCGCCTTATTAGGCGCCTACAGTGCCAGTGTGTACGCGACAATAACCAATACGGGTGAGGTTTATTTCGAATCTATATCCATGTTTACTTTCTTCTTGTTGACGGGCCGTTTTTTGGAGTTACTGGCAAAAGAACGAGCATTGAAATTTGCCACTAACCGTCTGACCTTACTGCCTAAGCTGGCTAACCGTGAAACTCCCGAGGGCTATGAATCCGTTGCTATTAAATTGCTGGAAACCGGTGACATTATTCGTGTGAAAGCTGGTGAGACTATTCCTGCAGACGGTGAATTACTGAATAAACAAGCTCAGGTTGATGAAAGCTTGTTGACCGGAGAAAGCCTGCCCAGATCAAAAAAACTTGGAGACGCGGTTATTGCCGGCAGTATTAATCAACACTCTCCAATACGGATAAAAGTAACAGCAACTGCTCAGCAAACAGTTTTGGCCGGCATTATTGCAATGCAGGATTCTGCTTTAGCGGTTAAACCCAAGGCACAGCAAGTTATCGATAAACTGGCGGGTTATTTCATTGCTGCAATTTTAACCGTTGCAGTTATTACCTATTTCAGCTGGTGGTGGATACAGCCAGATCACGCCCTGTGGGTTACTTTGGCTGTTTTAGTTGCCACCTGCCCTTGCGCTTTGTCTCTTGCGGCACCGACAGCATTAACTGGCATCATTCATCGACTAAACAGAGATGGTATTTTATTAAAAGGCTCGGATGTCCTTGAGTCCGTTAAACAACTGAATAAAGTGTGTCTGGATAAAACCGGTACCCTAACGGAAGGAAAGTTTCGGCTGGTTGAGCGAAATGACTACATAGACTCTAACACCGTTGATGAACTGATTAGCGGACTGGAGCTTTTTTCCGAACACCCTCTTTCGGTTCCTTTAAGCCAGCTGTCGGACACCCCGGCGTCATTTCAGGATGTCACTAACGAGATGGGTTTTGGCCTGCAAGGAGAATTCAACCGTCAGTCATATCGCGCAGGTAGTGAAATTTACATTCAGCAGTGGCATCCGGAGTTTAAAGCGACTAACAAGCACCAGGTCGTCATTGCCAGTAAAGAACGCATCCTGGCCGAGTTCAGAGTGGAAGATCAAATAAGAGAAGATGCCGCTGAAACCATTAATTGGTTAAAAAGTAACGGTTATCAACCCATTATTCTAAGCGGAGATAGTGAATCAAGAGTTCAGTCTCTGGCTCATGAACTGGGTATACCTGAATATCACAGTGCCTTGAAACCAGCAGAAAAGCTTGCTTTTGTCACAGCTCAACAAGAAGCCGGGCATACGGTCTGGATGGTTGGCGATGGCATTAATGACAGCCCGGTTCTGGCAAAAGCCGACCTTTCAATGACGTTTTCTCAAGCATCTGATTTAGCGCAAACGGCAGCCGATGTTGTGTTGATGTCTGAATCCCTGAATCAAATTAAAGTGGTAATAGAAAGCGCTCTCAAAACACGCCAGATTATGAAACAGAATTTCATTTGGGCATTGGTGTATAATGTTTCTGTATTACCTGTAGCTGCTATCGGTATGATTGCTCCCTGGGCAGCAGCACTTGGTATGTCGCTTAGTTCTCTTCTGGTAATAGGAAACTCTCTAAGGTTGTATCGAAAATGA
- a CDS encoding methyl-accepting chemotaxis protein yields MKIVQQLSITQRLISLLGIAALGTALMVAFMMFLLNNLLVKEEKRKLDSVLDTAHSVVSHYHQQYLNGNLTEEEAKTKAYTSLDEIRYEGSEYIFTLNRDGILVQHPFTKQLVGKDVMSYEDPEGTRLFQEMVRKARSANEATVEYVWQKGSDANNLVAKVSRIRVFEPWNIILGTGQYSDNITAILWQEFFKLAGLAVVLSVPLLLLFVVIIRSITSPLKTINSAMFDIAEGEGDLTRRLNESGSDELARLAKSFNTFVHKIQQLVQSVQESAKNESEAASQLTELSGTSSRQSDELSSQTSSVATAITELSSSAAEVADHARQAADSANTADEEAGRSAIIVRESVNNIEALTSELGKAGEKARLLQDGSDKIGNILGVIVAIAEQTNLLALNAAIEAARAGDAGRGFAVVADEVRTLATKTQHSTDEISSIVESIQGAIKDVSQIISDVERRSSSTNEEALKAEQAISQIQEAVANISSMNIQIASATDEQSRVTKDLNENITGISDLSQANQDANTRVAEVSRDLSKNSIDLSQLVSRFKTK; encoded by the coding sequence ATGAAAATCGTACAGCAGTTAAGTATCACACAGAGACTTATATCATTATTGGGTATCGCCGCTCTGGGGACTGCCCTGATGGTAGCCTTTATGATGTTCTTACTGAATAACCTGTTGGTCAAGGAAGAGAAACGTAAGCTCGATTCCGTTCTTGATACTGCTCACAGTGTGGTCAGTCATTACCACCAGCAATACCTAAACGGTAATTTGACTGAGGAAGAAGCAAAAACTAAAGCTTATACCAGTCTCGACGAGATTAGATACGAAGGCAGCGAATACATTTTCACACTGAATCGTGATGGAATTCTGGTTCAGCATCCTTTTACTAAACAATTAGTTGGTAAGGATGTAATGAGCTATGAGGATCCTGAAGGAACACGTCTTTTCCAGGAAATGGTTCGCAAAGCACGTTCGGCCAACGAAGCTACAGTAGAATACGTTTGGCAAAAAGGCAGTGATGCCAATAACCTCGTCGCGAAAGTCAGCCGGATACGAGTTTTTGAACCATGGAATATTATCCTTGGTACAGGACAGTACAGCGACAACATTACCGCTATTCTATGGCAGGAGTTTTTTAAATTAGCTGGTTTAGCCGTTGTTTTATCCGTGCCCCTGCTTTTGTTATTTGTTGTCATCATACGCAGTATCACCAGCCCTTTAAAAACCATTAATAGTGCTATGTTCGACATCGCCGAAGGCGAAGGCGATTTGACTAGACGACTGAATGAATCGGGTTCTGATGAGCTTGCCCGACTAGCAAAATCATTCAACACCTTTGTTCATAAAATTCAGCAACTTGTTCAAAGTGTGCAGGAAAGTGCCAAAAATGAGAGCGAAGCTGCAAGTCAACTGACTGAGTTATCGGGTACCAGCAGCCGTCAAAGTGATGAACTTAGCTCGCAAACAAGTTCTGTTGCGACAGCCATCACCGAACTGTCGTCCTCCGCTGCAGAAGTTGCTGATCACGCTCGTCAGGCTGCCGACTCGGCTAATACGGCAGACGAAGAAGCTGGGCGCTCAGCTATTATCGTACGAGAATCCGTTAATAATATTGAAGCACTAACCTCTGAGCTGGGTAAAGCAGGCGAAAAAGCCCGCTTACTGCAAGACGGCTCTGACAAAATAGGAAACATACTCGGCGTCATTGTTGCTATAGCAGAACAAACCAACTTACTGGCGTTAAATGCGGCTATTGAGGCTGCTCGCGCTGGCGATGCCGGACGAGGGTTTGCGGTCGTTGCCGATGAAGTTCGAACGCTGGCAACCAAAACTCAACATTCAACGGATGAAATTTCTTCAATTGTGGAAAGTATCCAGGGTGCGATTAAAGATGTGAGCCAGATCATCAGCGATGTTGAACGTCGCTCGTCCTCTACAAACGAGGAGGCTCTGAAAGCCGAGCAAGCGATAAGTCAGATTCAGGAAGCCGTTGCGAATATATCGAGCATGAATATACAAATTGCTTCTGCGACCGACGAGCAGAGTCGGGTAACTAAAGATCTGAACGAGAATATCACTGGCATTTCCGACCTTTCTCAAGCCAATCAGGACGCTAATACACGCGTTGCTGAAGTCAGTCGGGATTTGAGTAAAAACAGTATTGATTTGAGTCAACTTGTCAGTCGGTTTAAGACAAAATAA
- a CDS encoding FixH family protein yields MIQPWYKQFWPWFLISLPVTVMIVCGVIIYLSVSQGGVSMVVDDYYKRGKTINAIIEHVEEAQRRNISFEFTADKGLFTLKYASGQPEELSALRVFFIHATQDEKDFTRMLTVASDGTYRADIPEEIEGKWTITVEPFNEVWKVSEKYQLPKSELTKLRPLLYGV; encoded by the coding sequence ATGATTCAACCCTGGTATAAGCAGTTCTGGCCATGGTTTCTTATTTCCCTCCCCGTTACTGTCATGATCGTCTGTGGCGTTATTATTTATCTGTCCGTATCTCAGGGCGGCGTTTCCATGGTGGTTGATGACTACTACAAACGCGGCAAAACCATCAACGCAATTATCGAGCATGTTGAAGAAGCACAACGCCGTAATATCTCTTTTGAGTTTACTGCTGATAAAGGCCTGTTTACTCTTAAATATGCTTCTGGCCAGCCGGAAGAACTGTCTGCTCTACGAGTGTTTTTTATTCACGCTACACAAGATGAAAAAGACTTTACCCGCATGTTGACGGTTGCTTCAGATGGTACCTATCGAGCAGATATTCCTGAAGAGATAGAGGGCAAGTGGACCATAACCGTTGAGCCTTTTAATGAAGTCTGGAAAGTAAGCGAAAAATATCAACTACCAAAATCCGAGTTGACTAAACTTCGTCCGTTATTATACGGAGTTTGA
- the ccoO gene encoding cytochrome-c oxidase, cbb3-type subunit II, translated as MSRFKHEFVEKNLGWLSILMIIAVSIGGLVEITPLLFQNQTNEPIKGLQPYTALELEGRDIYMREGCNNCHSQMIRPFRAETERYGHYSLAGEHVWEFPHLWGSKRTGPDLARVGDRYSDEWHHVHLMNPRNVVPESNMPAFPWLAENKLTGEYTAKKMEVMRTLGVPYEDKDIAGAKEAVQGKTEMEALIAYLQSLGTTLQQADK; from the coding sequence ATGAGTCGTTTTAAACACGAATTTGTTGAAAAGAACTTAGGTTGGTTGTCAATTTTAATGATCATTGCGGTTTCAATCGGTGGGTTAGTAGAAATTACTCCCCTACTGTTTCAAAACCAGACCAATGAACCCATAAAAGGTTTGCAGCCATACACCGCGTTAGAGCTTGAAGGTCGCGATATTTATATGCGCGAAGGTTGTAACAACTGCCACAGCCAGATGATTCGTCCTTTCCGTGCAGAAACGGAGCGTTACGGACACTATTCATTAGCTGGTGAGCACGTTTGGGAATTCCCTCACCTTTGGGGTTCTAAACGTACAGGTCCTGATCTGGCTCGTGTGGGTGACCGTTACAGCGATGAATGGCATCACGTTCATTTAATGAACCCTCGTAATGTGGTTCCTGAATCTAATATGCCAGCGTTCCCTTGGCTTGCAGAAAACAAGCTAACGGGTGAATACACAGCTAAGAAGATGGAAGTTATGCGGACATTGGGCGTTCCTTACGAAGACAAGGACATCGCCGGTGCAAAAGAAGCCGTTCAGGGTAAGACTGAAATGGAGGCGCTTATCGCTTACTTACAATCTCTTGGCACAACGCTACAGCAGGCTGATAAGTAA
- a CDS encoding cbb3-type cytochrome oxidase subunit 3, with protein MDYGTWRGVFSLIILAIFIAIVAWAFSRRTKKQFDDAANSIFEDESSIDNSDKPESKKDE; from the coding sequence ATGGATTACGGAACTTGGCGCGGCGTGTTCAGCCTGATCATACTGGCAATTTTCATTGCCATCGTGGCCTGGGCGTTCAGTCGCCGTACAAAAAAACAATTTGATGATGCGGCTAATTCTATATTTGAGGACGAATCATCAATAGATAACAGCGACAAACCGGAGTCGAAGAAAGATGAGTAG
- the ccoN gene encoding cytochrome-c oxidase, cbb3-type subunit I produces MSQTIPQQPIEYNMKVVRQFTVMTIIWGIVGMSVGVLIAAQLVWPELNFNTPWLTYSRLRPLHTNAVIFAFGTSALFATSYYVVQKTCRVSLFSDKLAAFTFWGWQAVIVAAVITLPMGLTSTKEYAELEWPIDILITVVWVAYLIVFFGTLAIRKTSHIYVANWFYGGFIIVIAMLHIVNSFALPVSFMKSYSIYSGAVDAMVQWWYGHNAVGFLLTAGFLGMMYYFVPKQAERPVYSYRLSVVHFWALISLYIWAGPHHLHYTALPDWTQSVGMVMSVILFVPSWGGMINGIMTLSGAWHKLRTDPILRFLIVSLSFYGMSTFEGPMMAIKSVNALSHYTDWTVGHVHSGALGWVAMITIGSMYYLVPRLFNQKEIHSIKLVNVHFWLHTIGVVFYIVSMWISGVMQGLMWRATNSDGTLTYSFVESVQASYPFWTGRFIGGVFIVIGMLLMAYNCYQTIRAGRRETAAGNVVQTA; encoded by the coding sequence ATGAGTCAAACAATTCCACAACAACCGATCGAATATAATATGAAAGTCGTCCGGCAGTTTACTGTCATGACGATTATTTGGGGTATCGTCGGTATGTCTGTAGGCGTATTGATAGCTGCCCAGCTTGTCTGGCCAGAGCTTAACTTCAATACTCCCTGGCTAACCTACTCCCGTCTTCGCCCGCTACATACAAACGCTGTTATTTTCGCGTTTGGTACCAGCGCTCTTTTTGCCACTTCTTACTATGTTGTTCAGAAAACGTGTAGAGTGAGCTTGTTCTCAGACAAGTTGGCAGCTTTCACTTTCTGGGGGTGGCAGGCCGTTATAGTGGCAGCAGTTATTACTCTGCCTATGGGTCTTACCAGCACGAAAGAATACGCTGAGCTTGAGTGGCCTATCGACATTTTAATTACTGTCGTCTGGGTGGCTTACTTAATCGTCTTCTTCGGCACACTGGCTATTCGTAAAACATCGCACATTTATGTTGCTAATTGGTTCTACGGTGGTTTCATTATCGTTATCGCCATGCTGCATATTGTGAATAGCTTCGCTTTACCAGTGTCGTTTATGAAGTCTTATTCAATCTATTCAGGTGCTGTCGATGCCATGGTTCAATGGTGGTACGGGCATAACGCGGTAGGTTTCCTGCTGACCGCTGGCTTCCTGGGTATGATGTATTACTTTGTACCGAAGCAAGCTGAGCGCCCTGTTTACTCTTACCGCTTGTCGGTTGTTCACTTCTGGGCACTTATTTCCTTATACATCTGGGCCGGACCTCACCATTTACACTATACCGCGTTACCAGACTGGACTCAGTCGGTCGGTATGGTCATGTCTGTTATCCTGTTCGTGCCTTCATGGGGCGGCATGATTAACGGTATCATGACATTATCTGGTGCATGGCATAAGCTACGAACCGACCCTATTTTGCGTTTCTTAATTGTTTCTCTGTCATTCTACGGCATGTCGACTTTCGAAGGCCCGATGATGGCAATCAAATCAGTGAACGCACTTTCTCACTATACTGACTGGACTGTGGGTCACGTACACTCAGGTGCTTTAGGCTGGGTTGCTATGATCACTATCGGTTCCATGTACTACCTGGTACCTCGCCTGTTTAACCAGAAAGAAATTCACAGCATTAAGCTGGTGAACGTTCATTTCTGGCTGCACACTATTGGCGTTGTTTTCTACATCGTCTCAATGTGGATTTCAGGTGTGATGCAAGGTCTTATGTGGCGTGCGACAAACTCTGACGGAACCTTAACTTACAGTTTCGTAGAGAGTGTTCAGGCATCATACCCATTCTGGACAGGCCGTTTTATCGGTGGTGTTTTCATTGTAATTGGTATGTTGCTGATGGCTTATAACTGTTATCAGACAATTCGTGCCGGCCGTCGTGAGACAGCTGCAGGCAACGTCGTACAAACTGCCTGA
- a CDS encoding efflux RND transporter permease subunit: protein MIEAVIKHKHVTIVAILILCLLGITAALRIPVQMIPDLEVRTISVQTQWPGATPQDIEKEILIEQEEFLRTVPNLQRMESSASNGEASIELDFPFGVDVTETLILVNNALSQVPDYPENVDEPRIFSASFSSNAFMYFRVAPIEDNPKNINMIMMRDYIEDNVRPRMSSVAGVSQVNVSGGAQRQVRILMDKDALIQYNVSVADVRTSISGRNRDTSAGELEQGKRRFLLRTVGRFDSLEEIENTIIRRTGDSLVRLKDVADIDFNHFELNSESWFKGQQVLSLQVQRELGSNVIDIKYAMLDEVERINEELLRPAGMEITLNSDDVRYVESSVQNVLVNLLLGALFATLVMYGLMRSGRATLIAVIGIPICTLAGFLGLLLLDRTINVISLAGIAFAIGMTLDNTIVVLESIELERRKGLNPKDAAIEGVKRVWTAVLTSTLTTVMVFLPILFIVQEAGQLYSDIAIAISASIIASMFVSVTLVPLLAAYIPAQAKTKVTDKLTNRIEVISSRLLRSKKSKLSTVGVTFVAVVAIWWLLMPPAEYLPEGEEAKTFATMSAPPGYSLQTMSSIGDEIRDIFDPALTTENTEVTRAGVTIPALKTMSLSVAPSNIRIIAETRDTSRIDELMEVITQVYERYPGMRAFAAKGSIISSNDGGTRSINVDVGGQELNEVYAAARAIYDRSQEVFDDPRIQSTPNSLTLAQPLLEVRPDWERMSELGLDADSFGYAVSALTDGAFVGEYFQGDDKIDMYLYSNKGTEVTPEMLDDLPLLNVNGRPVVLNAISDVREIVDTSTVRRVDSRRTVTLNIIPPESVALESGVEIVRSDVLQHLRKQGVIAADISTQLSGAADQLAETQAALSENYVISIAIIYLLMVAIFAHWGYPLLIMATIPMGISAGIAGLALMNGVGQLLPVVGLQPLSQPFDMITMLGFLILMGTVINNPILVIERAIYLRDKENYSLKEAVQEGLLSRVRPITITTLTTLCGIAPLVFIPGAGTELYRGVGAIVMFGLIGAALVTVFTLPALSALVLKGRKINS, encoded by the coding sequence ATGATTGAAGCCGTAATAAAGCATAAACATGTCACCATCGTCGCCATTTTAATACTTTGTTTATTGGGAATAACGGCAGCATTGCGTATTCCGGTACAAATGATCCCTGACTTAGAAGTCAGAACGATTTCTGTACAGACTCAATGGCCGGGTGCCACACCGCAGGATATCGAAAAAGAGATACTAATTGAACAGGAAGAGTTTCTTCGCACTGTTCCCAACTTGCAACGTATGGAAAGCAGTGCCAGTAATGGCGAAGCAAGCATAGAACTGGACTTTCCTTTCGGGGTTGATGTTACCGAAACATTAATTCTGGTTAACAATGCGTTAAGTCAGGTTCCGGATTACCCCGAGAACGTCGATGAGCCTCGTATTTTCTCGGCTTCCTTCTCAAGTAATGCGTTTATGTACTTTCGGGTAGCTCCAATTGAGGATAATCCTAAAAACATCAACATGATCATGATGCGCGATTACATAGAAGACAACGTTCGTCCAAGAATGTCTTCGGTCGCGGGCGTATCACAAGTGAATGTCAGTGGCGGTGCTCAAAGACAAGTTCGTATTCTGATGGATAAAGATGCACTGATTCAGTACAACGTATCGGTTGCTGACGTAAGAACATCAATAAGCGGCCGTAACAGAGATACCTCAGCCGGAGAGCTTGAACAAGGAAAACGCCGTTTCCTGCTGCGCACGGTGGGTCGTTTTGATTCGCTTGAAGAAATAGAAAACACCATTATCCGCAGAACCGGTGACAGTCTGGTTAGATTAAAAGATGTTGCTGATATCGACTTTAATCACTTTGAGCTGAACAGTGAGTCCTGGTTTAAAGGCCAGCAGGTACTGAGCCTTCAGGTTCAGCGTGAGCTGGGCTCTAATGTCATTGATATAAAATACGCGATGCTGGACGAAGTTGAGCGCATTAACGAAGAATTGCTGCGCCCGGCCGGTATGGAAATTACGCTAAATTCCGATGATGTTCGCTATGTCGAAAGTTCAGTTCAGAATGTACTGGTGAACTTACTGTTAGGCGCCCTGTTCGCAACTCTGGTTATGTATGGTTTGATGCGTTCAGGCCGCGCGACGTTAATTGCGGTTATCGGTATTCCAATTTGTACTCTGGCTGGTTTTCTGGGGCTGTTGCTACTGGACAGAACCATCAACGTCATTTCATTAGCTGGCATAGCATTTGCCATTGGTATGACTTTGGACAACACCATTGTGGTGTTAGAAAGTATTGAGCTTGAACGACGTAAAGGACTGAACCCTAAAGATGCGGCAATTGAAGGTGTGAAACGAGTCTGGACCGCGGTGCTCACCTCTACCCTGACCACCGTCATGGTCTTCCTGCCAATTCTCTTTATTGTTCAGGAAGCCGGACAATTGTACTCCGATATTGCGATTGCCATTTCGGCGTCCATTATTGCTTCGATGTTTGTTTCTGTGACCTTAGTGCCTTTACTTGCAGCTTATATTCCTGCGCAGGCAAAAACCAAAGTAACAGACAAACTGACCAACCGAATTGAAGTAATCAGTAGTCGGCTTTTACGTTCCAAAAAGTCAAAACTCAGTACTGTAGGAGTGACTTTTGTTGCTGTGGTGGCAATTTGGTGGCTTTTGATGCCCCCCGCGGAATATTTGCCTGAAGGGGAAGAAGCTAAAACTTTTGCCACTATGAGCGCCCCACCCGGCTATAGCTTGCAAACCATGTCTTCTATTGGGGATGAAATACGTGATATTTTCGATCCGGCATTAACCACGGAAAATACTGAGGTTACCCGTGCAGGGGTCACTATTCCCGCACTTAAAACGATGAGTTTGAGTGTTGCCCCTTCGAATATCCGCATTATTGCTGAAACCCGCGATACAAGCCGGATTGATGAGCTAATGGAAGTTATTACTCAAGTTTACGAGCGCTACCCCGGCATGCGGGCCTTTGCAGCTAAAGGCTCTATTATAAGCAGTAACGATGGTGGTACCCGCAGTATCAATGTCGATGTTGGTGGACAAGAGCTCAACGAAGTTTATGCGGCCGCACGAGCCATTTATGATCGCTCGCAAGAGGTTTTCGATGACCCCAGAATTCAATCTACACCGAACTCTCTTACTCTGGCCCAGCCTTTATTAGAGGTGCGTCCTGACTGGGAACGGATGAGTGAATTAGGTCTGGATGCGGACAGTTTTGGTTATGCTGTTTCTGCATTAACTGACGGCGCCTTTGTCGGTGAGTATTTTCAGGGTGACGATAAAATTGATATGTACCTGTATAGCAATAAAGGCACAGAAGTGACACCGGAGATGCTGGATGACTTGCCACTACTTAATGTCAACGGTCGGCCTGTGGTACTGAATGCTATAAGCGATGTACGCGAGATTGTTGATACCAGTACCGTGCGCCGGGTCGATAGTCGCCGTACAGTAACCTTAAACATTATACCTCCGGAGTCAGTTGCACTTGAATCTGGAGTTGAAATAGTTCGTTCAGACGTCTTGCAGCACTTACGGAAGCAAGGTGTCATAGCTGCCGATATTTCAACCCAGTTATCTGGGGCCGCTGACCAGCTTGCAGAAACCCAGGCGGCCTTAAGTGAAAACTATGTTATTTCCATAGCCATTATTTACCTACTGATGGTCGCCATTTTTGCGCACTGGGGGTATCCGCTACTGATAATGGCAACCATACCCATGGGGATAAGTGCCGGGATAGCCGGGCTGGCTCTTATGAATGGTGTTGGCCAGCTTTTACCCGTTGTTGGGTTACAGCCACTGAGTCAGCCTTTTGACATGATTACCATGCTCGGCTTTCTCATTCTTATGGGAACCGTCATTAACAACCCTATTCTGGTCATTGAGCGGGCAATTTATCTTCGCGATAAAGAGAACTACTCACTTAAAGAGGCGGTTCAGGAAGGTTTGCTGTCGCGCGTCCGCCCGATAACCATTACCACCTTAACCACGCTATGCGGTATTGCGCCTCTGGTTTTTATACCCGGAGCCGGCACGGAATTGTACCGGGGCGTTGGTGCTATTGTGATGTTTGGTTTAATCGGCGCAGCATTAGTTACTGTGTTTACCTTGCCAGCTTTATCGGCGTTGGTACTTAAAGGGAGAAAGATCAATTCCTAG
- the ccoP gene encoding cytochrome-c oxidase, cbb3-type subunit III — translation MSSFWSAWIIVLTLATLVVLIWLLRWNMKNYTHIEEGQEMDHEFDGIVELNNPLPKWWTYLFWACFVWGFIYLALYPGLGNFNGLLDWKSSNQDVQSLEESRQAMEEAHEKGMIVEYDRAVRAAEEKYGPIFAAFAEQPIEELAKNEDALDVGQRLFLQNCAQCHGSNAMGGQGFPNLTDDDWLYGGEPSNIKTTLREGRQGNMPAFGEQFSDKEINELANYVASLSGRERDADLVEAGKANFAVCSACHGADGKGNQQLGAPNLTDDVWLYGGSINKIEETLKHGRNGVMPKWKNILGEDKIHVISAYVYSLSNDE, via the coding sequence ATGAGTAGCTTCTGGAGTGCATGGATAATTGTTTTAACGCTGGCCACCTTAGTGGTATTAATTTGGCTACTGCGCTGGAACATGAAAAATTACACTCACATCGAAGAAGGTCAGGAAATGGACCACGAATTCGATGGGATTGTAGAGTTAAACAACCCTCTTCCTAAATGGTGGACCTATTTGTTCTGGGCCTGCTTTGTATGGGGCTTTATATATCTGGCTCTATACCCCGGGCTTGGGAACTTCAACGGCTTGCTAGACTGGAAAAGCTCAAACCAGGATGTTCAATCCTTAGAAGAGTCTCGCCAGGCAATGGAAGAAGCCCATGAAAAAGGGATGATTGTTGAGTATGACCGTGCCGTTCGTGCGGCGGAAGAAAAGTATGGCCCTATTTTTGCGGCATTTGCAGAGCAGCCAATTGAAGAGCTGGCTAAAAATGAAGATGCGCTAGATGTTGGTCAACGTTTGTTCCTGCAAAACTGTGCGCAGTGTCATGGCTCGAACGCGATGGGTGGTCAAGGTTTCCCTAACCTGACTGACGACGACTGGCTATATGGTGGTGAACCAAGCAATATAAAAACCACCTTGCGTGAAGGACGCCAGGGCAATATGCCGGCATTTGGTGAGCAGTTCAGCGATAAAGAAATTAATGAACTAGCAAACTATGTCGCCAGCTTAAGTGGTCGTGAACGTGATGCCGATTTAGTCGAAGCCGGCAAAGCAAACTTCGCAGTTTGTAGTGCGTGTCACGGAGCGGATGGTAAAGGTAACCAGCAGCTTGGCGCGCCAAACTTAACTGACGATGTCTGGCTTTACGGTGGTTCAATTAATAAAATTGAAGAAACTCTGAAGCATGGTCGTAACGGTGTTATGCCCAAGTGGAAAAACATTCTGGGTGAAGATAAAATTCACGTTATTTCAGCTTATGTCTACAGCTTATCTAACGACGAATAA